CGGTTGGCTCGGGTACTCCGACGAGAAGCTCGACCGGCTCTGTCGCGAGGCCGTGGCCGACGGATTCCCGCAGATCAAGCTCAAGGTCGGCGCGAACCTCGCCGACGACGTGCGCCGGCTCGGCATCGCCCGCGCCGCCGTCGGTCCGGACTACCCGATCGCGATCGACGCCAACCAGCGCTGGGACGTGGGCCCGGCGATCGAGTGGATCCGCGCCCTCGCCGAGTTCGACCCCGCCTGGGTCGAGGAGCCGACGAGTCCCGACGACGTCCTCGGACACGCCGCGATCGCCCGCGGCATCGCCCCGATCCGGGTCGCGACCGGCGAGCACGTGCAGAACCGCATCGTCTTCAAGCAACTGCTGCAAGCGGGCGGCATGGACGTCATGCAGATCGACGCCACTCGCGTCGGAGGCGTCAACGAGAACATCGCCAACCTGCTGCTCGCGGCGAAGTTCGGCGTGCCGGTGTGCCCGCACGCGGGCGGCGTCGGCCTCTGCGAAGCCGTGCAGCACCTGTCGATGTTCGACTACGTCGCGCTTTCGGGCACGATGGAGGGCCGCATGATCGAGTTCGTCGACCACCTCCACGAGCACTTCGTCACGCCCGTCGTGATCGAGCGAGGCCGTTACCTCGCGCCGACCGCTCCGGGCGCCGGCACCGAGATGCTCGCGGCATCCGTCGACGACTACACCTGGCGCGGTCGTCACCGCGCAGTGCCCGTATGAACGCGGGCGTGGTGACCGCCGAGCGCCTCGGTCCGCTCGGCTACGGCGCCGCGTCGATCGGCAACCTCTACCGCGAAGTGACCGATGAGCAGTCGGATGCCGCGCTCGAAGCGGCGTGGCACGGCGGCATCCGGTACTTCGACACCGCGCCCCACTACGGCCTCGGCCTCTCCGAGCACCGCCTCGGCACCTTCCTCCGCTCGCGCCCGCGTGAGGAGTACGTGATCTCCACGAAGGTCGGCCGCATGCTCGACCCGAATCCCGACTTCAACGGCGGCGACGACCTCGCGTTCGACTTCGCCGTGCCGAACACCACCGTGCGCCGCTTCGACCCGAGCGAATCGGGTGTTCGCCGCAGTATCGAGGAATCGCTCGAGCGGCTCGGCCTCGACCGCATCGACATCGCCTACCTCCACGACCCCGACGTCTACGACCTCGATCGCGGCATCGCCGAGGGGCTGCCGGCGCTCGTGAGGCTCCGCGACGAGGGCGTCGTCGGCGCCATAGGCATCGGCACGAACGACGCGGATGCCGCGGCGCGGGCCGTGCGCGAGGGCGACGTCGACCTCGTGATGATCGCCGGCCGCTACACGCTCCTCGAGCAGCCCGCGCTCGACGAGCTCCTCCCACTCTGCGAGCGGCGCGGCGTCGGCGTGGTCGTCGCCGCGGTGTTCAATTCGGGGCTCCTCGCCACCGATACCCCCGACGAGAACGCGCGCTACAACTACGGCCCGGTTCCCGACGACGTGCTGGGCCATGCCCGGCGACTCGCCGACGCGTGTCGCGCGGCCGGCGTCTCGCTGCCCGAGGCCGCGATGCAGTATCCGCTGCAGCACCCCGCGGTGCGCTCGGTCGTCGCCGGTTCCGCGCGAGCGGCCGACATCCGCCAGAACATCGCACGCGTGCACGCCGCCCTCCCAGCCGGCTTCTGGGACGGCTTGAGGTCTGCGGGGCTGATCCCGTGAGCGGGGCGACGCGCACGATCGACGCGCACGTGCACCTCTGGAGCCGTGCCGCCGGCCGATACGAGTGGATTCCGCGCGGCGGCCCGCTCGATCGCGACTTCAGCGCCGCTGAGGCGCGCCTCGAGCTCGACGTCGCCGGCATCGACGCGGCCATCCTCGTGCAAGCCGAGGACTCGCTCGCCGACACGTGGTTCCTGCTCGGGGTGGCCCGCGAACACGACTGGATCGCCGGAGTCGTCGGATGGATTCCGCTCGACCACCCCGAAGCGGCGCGCGCGGCGCTCGACGCGCTCGTGGGAGAGCCGGCCCTCCGCGGCATCCGTCACCTCGTGCACGATGACCCCCGTGACGACTTCCTCGACCTCCCCGAGGTCCGGGCATCGCTGCGCGAAGTGGCGTCGAGAGGGCTCGCGCTCGACGTTCCCGATGCGTGGCCACGGCATCT
The Agromyces albus DNA segment above includes these coding regions:
- a CDS encoding aldo/keto reductase, with protein sequence MTAERLGPLGYGAASIGNLYREVTDEQSDAALEAAWHGGIRYFDTAPHYGLGLSEHRLGTFLRSRPREEYVISTKVGRMLDPNPDFNGGDDLAFDFAVPNTTVRRFDPSESGVRRSIEESLERLGLDRIDIAYLHDPDVYDLDRGIAEGLPALVRLRDEGVVGAIGIGTNDADAAARAVREGDVDLVMIAGRYTLLEQPALDELLPLCERRGVGVVVAAVFNSGLLATDTPDENARYNYGPVPDDVLGHARRLADACRAAGVSLPEAAMQYPLQHPAVRSVVAGSARAADIRQNIARVHAALPAGFWDGLRSAGLIP
- a CDS encoding L-fuconate dehydratase, encoding MNTIVSVDTRDIRFPTSLELDGSDAMNPDPDYSAAYVTIRTDAADGHEGHAFVFTIGRGNDVQVAAIEALREHVRGLDVEAALADMGATWRLLTHDSQLRWLGPEKGVMHMAIGAVVNALWDLKAKRAGLPLWQLLASLTSEELVSLVDFRYLSDAITPDEALELFRASEPGRAERAAELLATGYPAYTTTPGWLGYSDEKLDRLCREAVADGFPQIKLKVGANLADDVRRLGIARAAVGPDYPIAIDANQRWDVGPAIEWIRALAEFDPAWVEEPTSPDDVLGHAAIARGIAPIRVATGEHVQNRIVFKQLLQAGGMDVMQIDATRVGGVNENIANLLLAAKFGVPVCPHAGGVGLCEAVQHLSMFDYVALSGTMEGRMIEFVDHLHEHFVTPVVIERGRYLAPTAPGAGTEMLAASVDDYTWRGRHRAVPV